One window of the Streptococcus parasanguinis ATCC 15912 genome contains the following:
- the purF gene encoding amidophosphoribosyltransferase gives MTYEVKSLNEECGVFGIWGHPDAAKLTYFGLHSLQHRGQEGAGILANDQGTLRRHRDTGLLSEVFRNPTNLDKLTGTGAIGHVRYATAGEASVDNIQPFLFRFHDTQFGLAHNGNLTNAKSLKRELENNGAIFSSTSDSEILAHLIRRSHNPSFMGKVKEALNTVKGGFAYLLMLEDKLIAALDPNGFRPLSIGKMANGAIVVSSETCAFEVVGAEWIRDVNPGEVVIIDDNGITYDNYTTDTQLAVCSMEYIYFARPDSNIQGVNVHTARKRMGAQLAREFKHEADIVIGVPNSSLSAAMGFAEESGLPNEMGLIKNQYTQRTFIQPTQELREQGVRMKLSAVSGVVKGKRVVMIDDSIVRGTTSRRIVKLLKEAGATEVHVAIGSPALAYPCFYGIDIQTRKELIAANHTVEETRDIIGADSLTYLSIDGLIDSIGIDTDAPNGGLCVAYFDGKYPTPLYDYEERYVESLKEHTSFY, from the coding sequence ATGACATACGAAGTTAAATCTCTTAATGAGGAGTGTGGAGTCTTTGGGATTTGGGGACATCCAGACGCAGCAAAACTCACCTATTTTGGTCTTCACAGTCTCCAACACCGAGGACAAGAGGGAGCAGGCATCTTGGCTAATGATCAAGGAACCTTGAGACGTCATCGGGATACAGGTCTGCTTTCAGAAGTCTTTCGGAATCCTACTAACTTGGATAAGTTGACAGGAACGGGAGCGATTGGCCATGTTCGCTATGCGACAGCTGGGGAAGCTTCGGTGGATAACATCCAGCCCTTCCTCTTTCGCTTTCATGATACGCAGTTTGGACTGGCCCACAACGGGAATTTGACCAATGCTAAGTCCCTCAAACGGGAGTTGGAAAATAACGGAGCGATCTTTAGCTCAACTTCTGATTCAGAAATCTTGGCCCACTTGATTCGTCGGAGCCACAACCCATCCTTCATGGGTAAGGTGAAAGAAGCCTTGAATACAGTGAAAGGTGGATTTGCTTACCTTCTCATGCTGGAAGATAAGCTGATTGCGGCCTTGGATCCAAATGGTTTCCGTCCTCTTTCGATTGGGAAAATGGCTAATGGGGCCATCGTAGTTTCCTCTGAAACCTGTGCCTTTGAAGTGGTTGGCGCAGAGTGGATTCGGGATGTAAATCCGGGTGAAGTCGTGATCATCGATGATAACGGCATCACTTACGACAACTATACAACGGACACCCAATTGGCTGTTTGTTCGATGGAATATATCTACTTTGCCCGCCCGGACTCCAATATCCAAGGGGTCAATGTCCATACAGCTCGTAAACGTATGGGGGCTCAATTGGCACGTGAATTTAAACATGAAGCAGATATTGTGATCGGTGTACCGAACTCTTCACTTAGTGCAGCTATGGGATTTGCAGAAGAATCCGGCCTACCAAATGAAATGGGCTTGATTAAAAATCAATATACCCAACGGACCTTTATCCAACCAACACAAGAACTACGGGAGCAAGGGGTTCGGATGAAGCTCTCTGCCGTATCCGGTGTCGTGAAAGGCAAACGGGTTGTCATGATCGATGATTCTATCGTACGTGGGACAACATCACGTCGAATTGTGAAGTTATTGAAAGAAGCAGGAGCTACAGAGGTCCACGTAGCAATCGGTAGCCCAGCCCTTGCCTACCCATGTTTCTACGGGATCGATATTCAAACACGTAAGGAATTGATTGCTGCCAATCACACAGTAGAGGAAACACGCGATATCATTGGTGCAGATAGCTTGACGTATTTGTCAATCGATGGCTTGATTGATTCTATTGGAATCGATACAGATGCCCCAAATGGCGGTCTTTGTGTGGCTTACTTTGATGGAAAATATCCAACACCTTTGTATGACTACGAAGAACGCTATGTGGAAAGTTTGAAAGAACATACTTCTTTCTATTAA
- the purM gene encoding phosphoribosylformylglycinamidine cyclo-ligase: protein MTNKNAYAQSGVDVEAGYEVVERIKKHVARTERAGVMGALGGFGGMFDLSKSGVKEPVLISGTDGVGTKLMLAIKYDKHDTIGQDCVAMCVNDIIAAGAEPLYFLDYVATGKNEPAKLEQVVAGVAEGCVQAGAALIGGETAEMPGMYGEDDYDLAGFAVGIAEKSQIIDGSKVAKGDVILGLASSGIHSNGYSLVRRVFADYTGEEVLPELEGKKLKDVLLEPTRIYVKAALPLIKEELVNGIAHITGGGFIENVPRMFSDDLAAEIDESKVPVLPIFKALEKYGQIKHEEMFEIFNMGIGLMLAVKPENVERVKELLDEPVYEIGRIVKKDGASVVIK from the coding sequence ATGACAAATAAGAATGCATACGCTCAATCTGGCGTAGACGTTGAAGCAGGTTATGAAGTTGTTGAACGGATCAAAAAACACGTAGCTCGTACGGAACGTGCAGGTGTTATGGGAGCTCTCGGTGGTTTCGGAGGCATGTTCGACCTTTCAAAATCAGGTGTCAAAGAGCCCGTTTTGATCTCAGGTACAGATGGTGTCGGTACTAAACTCATGCTTGCTATTAAGTACGACAAACACGATACGATAGGTCAAGACTGTGTCGCTATGTGTGTTAACGATATCATCGCTGCAGGTGCGGAGCCCCTTTACTTCCTTGACTACGTAGCAACTGGTAAAAATGAACCAGCTAAATTGGAGCAGGTTGTTGCTGGTGTTGCTGAAGGTTGTGTGCAAGCTGGTGCAGCCCTTATTGGTGGTGAAACTGCTGAAATGCCTGGTATGTATGGTGAAGACGACTATGATTTGGCAGGTTTCGCGGTAGGTATCGCAGAAAAATCTCAAATCATCGACGGCTCAAAAGTAGCTAAAGGGGATGTGATTCTTGGACTTGCTTCAAGCGGTATCCACTCAAATGGTTACTCACTTGTTCGTCGTGTCTTTGCGGACTATACAGGTGAAGAAGTTCTCCCAGAATTGGAAGGGAAGAAACTCAAAGACGTTCTTTTGGAACCAACTCGTATCTACGTCAAAGCAGCATTGCCACTCATCAAAGAAGAATTGGTCAACGGAATTGCCCACATCACAGGTGGTGGTTTCATCGAAAATGTACCACGTATGTTCTCAGATGACTTGGCTGCTGAAATTGACGAAAGCAAAGTCCCAGTTCTTCCAATTTTCAAAGCTCTTGAAAAATATGGCCAAATCAAACATGAAGAAATGTTTGAAATCTTCAACATGGGGATTGGTCTCATGCTTGCGGTGAAACCAGAAAACGTTGAACGTGTCAAAGAACTTCTTGACGAACCTGTTTATGAAATCGGTCGTATTGTGAAGAAAGATGGCGCAAGTGTGGTGATTAAATAA
- the purN gene encoding phosphoribosylglycinamide formyltransferase, with translation MAKRIAVFASGNGSNFQVIAEQFPVEFVFSDHRDAYVLERAKNLGVASHAFELKEFDNKVAYEEAIVHLLDEHQIDLVCLAGYMKIVGPTLLAAYEGRIINIHPAYLPEFPGAHGIEDAWNAGVDQSGVTIHWVDSGVDTGKVIKQVRVPRLEGDTLDTFETRIHETEYKLYPEVLERLGVVRK, from the coding sequence ATGGCTAAAAGGATTGCTGTATTTGCCTCTGGCAACGGCTCAAACTTCCAGGTGATTGCAGAACAATTTCCAGTAGAATTTGTTTTTTCAGACCACCGGGATGCCTATGTCTTAGAACGGGCCAAGAATCTTGGTGTGGCTAGTCATGCCTTTGAACTCAAGGAATTTGACAATAAAGTAGCTTATGAAGAAGCGATTGTTCACCTCTTGGATGAACACCAAATTGACTTGGTTTGCTTGGCGGGTTATATGAAAATCGTCGGTCCAACCTTGCTAGCAGCTTATGAAGGCCGTATCATCAATATTCACCCGGCTTATCTCCCTGAATTCCCTGGTGCTCATGGTATTGAGGATGCTTGGAATGCAGGTGTTGATCAGTCTGGTGTGACTATCCATTGGGTGGATTCTGGTGTTGATACCGGTAAGGTTATCAAGCAAGTCCGTGTACCGCGCCTTGAAGGGGATACCCTTGATACTTTCGAAACGCGCATCCACGAAACAGAGTACAAGCTCTATCCAGAAGTCTTGGAACGTTTGGGAGTAGTACGGAAATAA
- the purH gene encoding bifunctional phosphoribosylaminoimidazolecarboxamide formyltransferase/IMP cyclohydrolase has protein sequence MTKRALISVSDKAGIVEFAQELKKLGWDIISTGGTKVALDNAGVDTIAIDDVTGFPEMMDGRVKTLHPNIHGGLLARRDLDSHLQAAKDNNIELIDLVVVNLYPFKETILKPDVTYADAVENIDIGGPSMLRSAAKNHASVTVVVDPADYAVVLDELAVNGETTYETRQRLAAKVFRHTAAYDALIAEYFTAQVGESKPEKLTLTYDLKQPMRYGENPQQDADFYQKALPTDYSIASAKQLNGKELSFNNIRDADAAIRIIRDFKDRPTVVALKHMNPCGIGQADDIETAWDYAYESDPVSIFGGIVVLNREVDAATSQKMHGVFLEIIIAPSYTDEALEILTTKKKNLRILELPFDAQDASEVEAEYTGVVGGLLVQNQDVVKESPADWQVVTKRQPTDTEATALEFAWKAIKYVKSNGIIVTNDHMTLGVGPGQTNRVASVRIAIDQAKDRLDGAVLASDAFFPFADNVEEIAKAGIKAIIQPGGSVRDQESIEAADNYGLTMVFTGVRHFRH, from the coding sequence ATGACTAAACGCGCACTAATTAGTGTATCAGATAAAGCGGGCATTGTTGAATTTGCCCAAGAACTCAAAAAACTTGGTTGGGACATTATCTCAACAGGTGGGACCAAAGTTGCCCTTGACAATGCTGGAGTAGATACCATTGCCATCGATGATGTGACTGGTTTCCCAGAAATGATGGACGGTCGTGTAAAGACCCTCCACCCAAATATCCACGGTGGTCTCCTCGCTCGTCGTGACCTCGATAGCCACCTTCAAGCAGCTAAGGACAATAATATCGAATTGATTGACCTTGTTGTGGTCAACCTTTACCCATTCAAGGAAACCATCCTTAAACCAGATGTGACTTACGCTGACGCGGTGGAGAACATTGATATCGGTGGACCATCCATGCTTCGTTCAGCAGCGAAGAACCACGCTAGCGTAACGGTTGTGGTAGACCCTGCTGACTATGCTGTGGTGCTTGACGAGTTGGCAGTCAACGGCGAAACCACATACGAAACTCGCCAACGTCTGGCAGCTAAGGTTTTCCGCCACACAGCAGCCTATGATGCCTTGATCGCAGAATACTTCACAGCTCAAGTGGGTGAAAGTAAACCTGAAAAACTTACTTTGACTTACGATCTCAAGCAACCAATGCGTTACGGTGAAAATCCTCAACAAGACGCAGACTTCTACCAAAAAGCTTTGCCAACGGATTACTCCATCGCTTCAGCAAAGCAGCTGAACGGTAAAGAATTGTCCTTCAACAATATCCGTGACGCTGATGCCGCTATCCGGATCATCCGTGATTTCAAAGACCGTCCAACTGTTGTGGCCTTGAAACACATGAACCCATGTGGGATCGGTCAAGCTGACGACATCGAAACTGCTTGGGACTACGCTTATGAGTCTGACCCAGTATCCATCTTCGGTGGGATCGTGGTTCTCAATCGTGAGGTGGACGCTGCGACATCTCAAAAAATGCATGGCGTTTTCCTCGAAATCATCATCGCGCCAAGCTATACAGATGAAGCGCTTGAAATCTTGACAACCAAGAAGAAAAACTTGCGGATCCTCGAATTGCCATTTGACGCTCAAGATGCTAGTGAAGTGGAAGCAGAATACACTGGTGTTGTTGGTGGTCTCCTCGTTCAAAACCAAGACGTCGTCAAAGAAAGTCCCGCTGACTGGCAAGTGGTTACCAAACGCCAACCAACTGATACAGAAGCGACAGCTCTTGAGTTTGCTTGGAAAGCTATCAAGTATGTGAAATCAAATGGGATCATCGTGACCAACGACCACATGACACTTGGTGTTGGCCCAGGTCAAACCAATCGTGTGGCATCTGTCCGTATCGCTATTGATCAAGCTAAAGACCGTCTTGACGGCGCTGTTCTTGCTTCCGATGCCTTCTTCCCATTTGCAGATAACGTAGAAGAAATCGCAAAAGCGGGTATCAAAGCCATCATCCAACCAGGTGGTTCTGTTCGTGACCAAGAGTCAATCGAAGCGGCTGATAATTATGGTTTGACCATGGTCTTTACAGGTGTGAGACATTTTAGACATTAA
- a CDS encoding GBS Bsp-like repeat-containing protein: MQTIKKFVVLTCATWGMQASIAHADQATNAIYAEKGQLMIHLGNVPDKYQKIQVPVWSDQNGQDDLIWYPVERSDKGFDLQVPLTNHSDQAGLYHVHVYGVEANEQLTGLYPLTTSVQQKDLASSQPKITITPISSQEFDIQLKLFEDVDEIVFPIWSEENGQDDLVWYPAKKIAPGHFQLRFQVQKHKGSGLFHLHVYQKSQGQLKGLFPTSFQVEKAKPRLTPLATHPGNTYPIGECTWGAKELAPWAHNWWGNGGMWAASARAAGFRTGDTPEVGAIACWDNGGYGHVALVTDVEHDQKIQIQEANYNGHRYIDNFRGWFDPTNPIWGTVTYIYPD; this comes from the coding sequence ATGCAAACGATCAAAAAATTTGTTGTACTGACTTGTGCGACATGGGGGATGCAAGCCTCTATTGCCCATGCAGATCAAGCAACCAATGCTATCTATGCCGAAAAAGGGCAGCTGATGATTCATCTTGGAAACGTCCCGGATAAGTATCAAAAGATCCAAGTTCCCGTCTGGTCTGATCAAAATGGCCAAGATGACCTGATTTGGTATCCTGTGGAACGCAGTGACAAGGGATTTGACCTACAAGTGCCATTGACCAACCATTCTGATCAAGCCGGACTTTATCATGTTCATGTCTATGGGGTGGAGGCAAATGAACAGTTAACCGGCCTTTACCCTCTCACGACCAGCGTCCAGCAAAAAGACCTCGCCTCCTCCCAACCCAAGATCACGATCACACCCATCTCCTCACAAGAATTTGACATCCAGCTCAAGTTATTCGAAGACGTTGACGAGATTGTCTTCCCCATCTGGTCTGAAGAAAATGGGCAGGATGATCTGGTCTGGTATCCCGCAAAGAAGATCGCACCTGGACATTTCCAACTGCGATTTCAAGTTCAAAAACACAAGGGAAGCGGGCTATTTCATCTCCACGTCTACCAGAAAAGCCAGGGACAACTAAAAGGACTATTCCCCACTAGCTTTCAAGTGGAAAAGGCAAAGCCAAGGCTCACTCCACTCGCGACACACCCGGGAAATACCTATCCAATCGGTGAGTGTACCTGGGGAGCCAAAGAATTAGCCCCTTGGGCTCACAACTGGTGGGGAAATGGCGGCATGTGGGCAGCTAGTGCACGCGCTGCGGGATTCCGGACAGGAGACACTCCAGAGGTCGGTGCCATCGCCTGTTGGGACAATGGGGGATATGGCCATGTCGCCTTGGTTACGGACGTCGAACATGACCAAAAAATTCAGATCCAAGAGGCTAACTACAACGGCCACCGCTATATCGACAACTTCCGCGGTTGGTTCGATCCAACCAACCCCATCTGGGGAACCGTCACCTACATCTACCCCGATTAA
- the purD gene encoding phosphoribosylamine--glycine ligase — protein MKLLVVGSGGREHAIAKKLLEPTNVEQVFVAPGNDGMRLDGLDLINIGISEHSKLIDFAKVNDIAWTFIGPDDALAAGIVDDFNVAGLKAFGPTKAAAELEWSKDFAKEIMVKYDVPTAAYGTFSDFEEAKAYIEGKGAPIVVKADGLALGKGVVVAETVEQAVEAAHEMLLDNKFGDSGARVVIEEFLDGEEFSLFAFVNGDKFYIMPTAQDHKRAYDGDKGPNTGGMGAYAPVPHLPQSVVDTAVDTIVKPVLEGMIKEGRPYLGVLYAGLILTTDGPKVIEFNSRFGDPETQIILPRLTSDFAQNITDILDGKEPAITWTDKGVTLGVVVASNGYPLAYEKGVKLPAKTDGDIITYYAGAKFAENGQDLLSNGGRVYMLVTTADTVKDGQNIIYNELNKQNTEGLFYRTDIGSKAIK, from the coding sequence ATGAAACTTTTGGTTGTTGGATCTGGCGGTCGTGAGCATGCGATTGCTAAGAAATTGTTGGAGCCTACAAACGTTGAGCAGGTTTTTGTGGCTCCTGGTAATGATGGGATGCGATTAGACGGTCTTGATTTGATCAATATCGGAATTTCCGAACATTCTAAGCTGATTGACTTCGCAAAAGTCAACGATATTGCTTGGACCTTTATCGGTCCAGATGATGCCCTTGCAGCTGGTATCGTGGATGATTTCAATGTGGCTGGACTCAAAGCCTTTGGTCCTACCAAGGCTGCGGCTGAGCTGGAGTGGTCTAAGGATTTTGCTAAGGAAATCATGGTCAAATACGACGTTCCGACAGCAGCCTATGGAACCTTTTCAGATTTCGAGGAAGCTAAGGCTTATATCGAGGGGAAAGGCGCTCCAATCGTCGTCAAGGCAGACGGCTTGGCCCTAGGGAAAGGTGTCGTCGTTGCGGAGACGGTTGAGCAAGCAGTTGAAGCCGCTCACGAGATGCTTTTGGACAATAAATTCGGTGATTCAGGTGCGCGTGTGGTCATCGAGGAATTCCTTGACGGAGAAGAGTTCTCTCTCTTTGCCTTTGTCAACGGGGACAAGTTCTACATCATGCCAACGGCACAGGACCACAAACGTGCCTACGATGGGGACAAGGGTCCTAACACTGGTGGGATGGGTGCCTATGCGCCAGTTCCTCACTTACCACAGAGCGTGGTTGACACGGCGGTTGACACTATTGTCAAGCCAGTTCTTGAAGGCATGATTAAAGAAGGGCGTCCGTACCTTGGTGTCCTTTACGCGGGGCTTATCTTGACAACTGATGGACCAAAAGTCATCGAGTTCAACTCACGCTTTGGAGACCCTGAAACGCAAATCATCTTGCCTCGTTTGACATCTGACTTTGCACAAAATATCACTGACATTTTGGATGGCAAAGAGCCAGCCATCACTTGGACGGACAAGGGTGTGACATTGGGCGTGGTTGTAGCCTCAAACGGCTACCCACTCGCTTATGAGAAGGGTGTCAAGCTTCCAGCCAAGACAGATGGTGACATCATCACTTACTATGCTGGTGCCAAATTCGCTGAAAACGGGCAAGACCTCCTCTCAAACGGAGGACGCGTTTATATGCTCGTCACAACAGCAGATACTGTCAAAGACGGCCAAAACATCATCTACAACGAACTCAATAAACAAAACACAGAAGGCCTGTTCTATCGTACGGATATCGGTAGCAAGGCGATAAAGTAG
- the purE gene encoding 5-(carboxyamino)imidazole ribonucleotide mutase: protein MTKPVISIIMGSKSDWATMQKAAEVLDNFGVAYEKKVVSAHRTPDLMFKHAEEARSRGIKVIIAGAGGAAHLPGMVAAKTTLPVIGVPVKSRALSGVDSLYSIVQMPGGVPVATMAIGEAGATNAALFALRLLSVEDQAIATALADFAEEQGKIAEESTNELN, encoded by the coding sequence ATGACTAAACCAGTAATTTCCATCATCATGGGCTCAAAATCCGACTGGGCAACCATGCAAAAAGCCGCTGAAGTCCTCGACAACTTCGGCGTTGCTTACGAAAAGAAAGTTGTTTCCGCACACCGTACACCGGACCTCATGTTCAAACATGCCGAGGAAGCACGTAGCCGTGGCATCAAGGTCATCATCGCAGGTGCGGGTGGTGCTGCTCACTTGCCAGGTATGGTTGCTGCTAAAACAACCCTTCCAGTTATCGGGGTACCCGTCAAATCACGTGCCCTTAGTGGTGTGGATTCGCTCTATTCCATCGTTCAGATGCCAGGCGGAGTGCCTGTCGCAACTATGGCGATCGGTGAAGCGGGTGCGACCAACGCTGCCCTCTTTGCCCTCCGTCTTCTTTCGGTAGAGGACCAGGCTATTGCGACAGCGTTAGCAGATTTCGCAGAAGAACAAGGAAAAATCGCAGAGGAGTCTACAAATGAGCTCAACTAA
- the purK gene encoding 5-(carboxyamino)imidazole ribonucleotide synthase, whose amino-acid sequence MSSTKTIGIIGGGQLGQMMAISAIYMGHKVIALDPAADCPASRVAEIIVAPYDDVDALRQLADRCDVLTYEFENVDADGLDAVIKDGQLPQGTDLLRISQNRIFEKDFLSNKAQVTVAPYKVVTSSKDLADIDLSKNYVLKTATGGYDGHGQKVIRSEADLEEAYTLADSADCVLEEFVNFDLEISVIVSGNGKDVTVFPVQENIHRNNILSKTIVPARISESLAEKAKVMAVRIAEQLNLSGTLCVEMFATADDIIVNEIAPRPHNSGHYSIEACDFSQFDTHILGVLGAPLPAIHLHAPAVMLNVLGQHVEAAETYVTENPSAHLHLYGKLEAKHNRKMGHVTLFSDVPDEVEEFGKGIDF is encoded by the coding sequence ATGAGCTCAACTAAAACCATTGGCATCATCGGTGGTGGCCAGCTCGGTCAGATGATGGCGATCTCAGCTATCTACATGGGACACAAGGTTATTGCGTTGGACCCAGCAGCTGATTGCCCAGCCTCCCGTGTGGCAGAAATCATCGTGGCCCCTTACGACGACGTGGATGCCCTTCGTCAGTTGGCGGACCGTTGTGATGTTCTCACTTATGAATTTGAAAATGTCGATGCTGACGGTTTGGATGCTGTTATCAAAGATGGACAACTCCCACAAGGGACAGACCTCCTCCGAATCTCCCAAAACCGGATCTTTGAGAAGGACTTTCTTTCCAACAAGGCCCAAGTCACTGTAGCACCATATAAGGTCGTAACTTCTAGCAAAGACTTGGCAGATATCGACCTCTCGAAAAACTATGTCCTCAAGACAGCGACCGGTGGTTACGACGGCCATGGTCAGAAGGTCATTCGTTCAGAAGCAGACTTGGAAGAAGCATACACTTTAGCGGACTCAGCAGACTGCGTTTTAGAAGAGTTCGTCAACTTTGATCTTGAGATTTCAGTCATCGTGTCTGGTAATGGCAAGGACGTGACGGTTTTCCCAGTTCAGGAAAATATCCACCGCAACAACATTCTTTCAAAAACCATTGTGCCTGCTCGCATTTCAGAAAGTCTAGCTGAAAAAGCCAAAGTCATGGCAGTACGAATCGCTGAACAACTGAATCTCTCTGGTACACTTTGTGTAGAAATGTTTGCGACAGCAGATGATATCATTGTCAATGAAATCGCGCCACGTCCACACAACTCAGGTCATTACTCAATCGAAGCCTGCGACTTCTCCCAGTTTGATACCCATATCTTGGGAGTTCTAGGAGCACCACTCCCAGCAATTCACCTTCATGCTCCTGCTGTTATGCTCAATGTTCTCGGCCAACATGTCGAGGCTGCTGAAACATATGTGACAGAAAATCCGAGCGCTCACCTCCACTTATATGGTAAACTAGAAGCAAAGCACAACCGCAAAATGGGACATGTGACTTTGTTTAGTGATGTGCCAGACGAGGTTGAAGAGTTTGGGAAAGGGATTGATTTTTAA
- a CDS encoding ketopantoate reductase family protein, translated as MKIAILGLGVIGTTYAYAFQKAGHQVEHVLRDSKKSTAPKELSVDLLDGRYHSKGENKHDTYEVHVAEADSEYDFIFLSVRHGFVKEAVETLRNNQIKGTLVFFCNFWDTRKVVQEWAGDYDYILAFPTAGGHMQEDHLDGVLFDHLMLEGEQKAQISNYADLTTLLTSADLKWEVPHDMVEWIWIHMAINAGVTSTAARSGNLENPEELALNLMNSSSELSLAIKTIREALKVVEARGVNLKLYKAELLPYKIPAWIAGKAMKVMFAKNELTRKIMTLHNDKQDIFYCCQSVYQTGQELGVKMPILEANMKGISI; from the coding sequence GTGAAAATAGCGATTCTAGGACTTGGAGTCATCGGGACCACTTATGCCTACGCCTTTCAAAAAGCAGGCCATCAAGTAGAGCACGTACTGAGAGATAGTAAGAAAAGCACTGCTCCGAAGGAGTTGTCGGTTGATCTGCTAGATGGTCGCTATCATTCCAAAGGTGAAAATAAACACGACACCTATGAGGTTCATGTGGCGGAAGCTGATTCGGAATATGATTTTATTTTTCTGAGTGTGCGTCATGGATTTGTCAAAGAAGCTGTGGAAACCTTGCGAAATAATCAGATCAAAGGGACTCTTGTTTTCTTCTGTAATTTCTGGGATACTCGAAAAGTGGTACAGGAGTGGGCAGGAGATTATGACTATATTCTGGCCTTTCCGACAGCGGGCGGTCACATGCAGGAGGACCATTTGGATGGTGTCTTGTTTGACCATTTAATGCTAGAAGGTGAGCAAAAAGCACAGATTTCTAACTATGCTGATCTGACAACTTTACTGACTTCTGCAGATTTGAAGTGGGAAGTGCCTCATGATATGGTCGAGTGGATTTGGATTCATATGGCGATTAATGCGGGTGTCACTTCAACAGCTGCTCGCTCAGGAAATCTGGAAAATCCAGAAGAATTGGCTCTGAACTTGATGAATAGTTCATCGGAATTGTCATTGGCCATCAAGACCATTCGAGAAGCTTTGAAAGTCGTAGAAGCGCGTGGCGTGAATTTGAAGCTTTATAAGGCAGAACTCTTACCCTACAAAATTCCCGCTTGGATAGCCGGTAAAGCCATGAAAGTCATGTTTGCGAAAAATGAGCTGACCCGAAAAATCATGACCTTGCACAATGACAAACAGGACATCTTCTATTGTTGTCAAAGTGTTTATCAAACTGGTCAGGAATTAGGTGTCAAGATGCCTATTCTGGAAGCAAATATGAAGGGCATTTCGATTTAG